The following coding sequences lie in one Fusarium poae strain DAOMC 252244 chromosome 1, whole genome shotgun sequence genomic window:
- a CDS encoding hypothetical protein (BUSCO:43627at5125) has translation MAPFAEPTAEISQLAKSDGSATFSYGGYAVIAAINGPVEAQRRDENAFEALVDVIVRPAAGVGGTRERQLESIMQAALRQLIPVRDYPRSVIQITLQVAETPENAYVNAKIVQAQLNLPIIPALLHSAILGLLSAAIPLKTIGAATLLAVPEEEGKDIIVDPSAVDINHAKSVHALAFTSHDELLLSESEGAFTPDEWTKVLQLGQRICCEHQKPGLDTAMSGDDIESPSMRQFIRSAMEAKVAEDLYWK, from the exons ATGGCTCCTTTTGCTGAACCAACGGCGGAGATTTCTCAACTTGCCAAGTCCGACGGCTCTGCAACATTCTCATACGGAGGATATGCCGTGATAGCCGCAATCAACGGCCCCGTCGAGGCCCAGAGACGAGATGAGAATGCCTTTGAGGCTCTGGTGGACGTCATTGTTCGTCCCGCCGCTGGCGTGGGAG GTACCCGTGAAAGGCAGCTTGAGTCCATCATGCAGGCCGCGTTGAGGCAACTTATCCCTGTGAGAGACTATCCTCGATCTGTGATCCAGATCACTCTTCAGGTGGCCGAGACACCTGAAAACGCCTACGTCAATGCAAAAATCGTTCAAGCGCAATTG AACCTCCCTATCATTCCTGCGCTTCTTCATTCAGCTATCCTAGGACTTCTCAGCGCCGCCATTCCTCTCAAGACTATCGGCGCAGCAACTCTACTTGCTGTCCCTGAGGAGGAGGGCAAGGATATCATCGTCGATCCAAGCGCTGTGGATATCAACCACGCCAAGTCAGTTCACGCCCTAGCATTCACTTCTCACGACGAGTTGCTCTTGTCGGAGAGCGAGGGTGCGTTCACGCCCGATGAGTGGACCAAGGTTCTTCAACTCGGACAACGTATATGCTGTGAGCATCAGAAGCCTGGGTTAGATACAGCCATGTCCGGTGACGACATCGAATCTCCAAGCATGAGACAGTTCATCCGTTCTGCTATGGAAGCCAAAGTGGCGGAGGACCTCTACTGGAAATGA
- the RRD2 gene encoding Serine/threonine-protein phosphatase 2A activator 2 (BUSCO:33359at5125) — MTSQAPPQPASSPGAAAPVASSIPNLKDQLPKLEPRKRRSGPSNPTPIPETPTLPTPPDTSSNWTFKAPSRRILSKKDHDIFLSSPTCKLITAWVFGLAESVIDTPNSAVRDADLSSPIKTILHILDETEQLVTKSPPDEQGGSRFGNKAFRGLLDLAQKNSVVWHRDIGVQNEDATNELSTYFCESFGNGNRIDYGSGHELNFMIWLLCLYQLGLLKQSDFKPIVLRVFVRYLEVMRVIQMTYYLEPAGSHGVWGLDDYQFLPFLFGATQLLHHPYITPRAIHQDLTLEEFGHDYMYLGQVSFVNSTKTVKGLRWHSPMLDDISSARSWTKIDGGMRRMFVAEVLGKLPVMQHFLFGSLVPADDSMSEDTGAGDESEVEDDPHAGHDHTGKAHDGTGWGDCCGIKVPSSIAAAQEMKKRGMNQGLRRIPFD; from the coding sequence ATGACCTCACAAGCTCCCCCTCAACCCGCCTCATCACCAGGCGCAGCTGCTCCGGTAGCGTCATCGATACCAAACCTCAAAGATCAACTGCCGAAACTGGAACCTCGAAAGCGACGCTCCGGTCCCTCCAATCCTACTCCCATCCCCGAAACGCCCACTCTCCCCACGCCACCCGATACCTCCTCCAACTGGACGTTCAAGGCACCCTCGCGAAGAATTCTATCCAAAAAGGATCATGACATCTTCCTCTCCTCGCCAACGTGTAAACTCATTACCGCCTGGGTTTTTGGGCTAGCAGAGTCCGTTATCGATACTCCCAACTCGGCAGTCCGAGACGCAGACTTGAGCAGCCCCATCAAAACTATTCTACACATCCTCGATGAGACAGAGCAACTGGTGACAAAGTCACCTCCAGATGAGCAGGGCGGCTCGAGATTCGGCAACAAGGCATTCCGCggtcttcttgaccttgcgCAAAAGAACAGTGTAGTTTGGCATCGTGATATCGGTGTCCAGAACGAAGATGCTACCAATGAGCTTTCTACATACTTTTGCGAGTCCTTCGGCAATGGGAACCGAATCGACTACGGATCTGGACACGAGCTCAACTTTATGATCTGGCTCCTCTGTCTCTACCAGCTGGGGCTATTGAAGCAATCCGACTTTAAGCCCATCGTGCTTCGGGTATTTGTGCGTTACCTTGAGGTTATGCGAGTTATCCAGATGACATATTATCTTGAACCTGCTGGGTCACATGGCGTTTGGGGTCTTGATGACTACCAATTCCTGCCTTTCCTCTTTGGTGCCACACAACTCTTGCATCACCCATACATCACACCAAGAGCTATCCACCAGGATTTGACCCTGGAGGAATTCGGACATGACTACATGTACTTGGGTCAAGTGAGCTTTGTCAATAGCACGAAAACCGTCAAGGGTCTGCGATGGCATAGCCCGATGCTCGACGACATCTCATCGGCGAGGTCCTGGACAAAGATTGACGGAGGTATGCGTCGCATGTTCGTCGCTGAGGTCTTGGGCAAGCTTCCCGTTATGCAGCACTTTCTTTTCGGATCACTGGTGCCAGCAGACGATAGTATGAGCGAGGACACCGGGGCTGGAGATGAATCAGAGGTCGAAGACGATCCACATGCGGGTCATGATCACACTGGCAAAGCCCATGACGGTACCGGTTGGGGTGACTGTTGTGGTATCAAAGTCCCCAGCAGTATCGCAGCTGCTcaagagatgaagaagagaggcATGAACCAGGGTCTAAGAAGAATCCCATTCGATTAA
- a CDS encoding hypothetical protein (BUSCO:23766at5125), with protein sequence MAAPNNSSFVAATPDRHATSALSQHDVAVTPQSLPPLADATGNTNMSAPDSEKHPKGKRKRTVAKDKMILEEAYSSNPKPDKQARLDIVQRVSLNEKEVQIWFQNRRQNDRRKARPLSPQEVAALQFGGMNVIPSDPIVNTTTPSRPEKAFPVTDPTASRYADHISAPPRPFDQTPSMSRTHSDLLNSTPVSIPRDRDYRFPDVTPNRIDPALSHSAHGASHSLSSSISSNVGYLANRWNSAPSSFSTPPAMSRSGDDSFRFDHFPPSSCTSEGSSYPQSQSKVRLSMSLEGKAELVSNQGSPSREMPPRPSSTTPSLPQVRQRSLQRSHSAVPSITLPPITALTNSLPPPRFMRGRSRNVHAWESCADAENRDELTAQAEHESNGSAIAAINILRSLGGIQQPSPGKRNAPMTKPQQRPHQAKKARLDPTGSSISLLGTELEEFRKADGEYGKVKVSMLVSPTGGDSDKENLSPDEDHSSPDPFHRRPMPPAPKTVGENPRRIGRALQEQKSPNLLANRANTAPARPRSIIKEGLEIFEDTMKSAMPSKENEVEKFMRGSVSPSKKPDMDCVAGLLSLSQGAWR encoded by the exons ATGGCCGCCCCCAACAACTCCTCCTTTGTCGCCGCTACACCCGACAGGCACGCTACATCAGCCTTGAGTCAACACGATGTCGCCGTCACGCCCCAGAGCCTCCCTCCTCTGGCAGATGCCACTGGCAATACAAACATGTCCGCACCCGATTCCGAGAAGCATCCCaagggaaaaagaaaacGCACAGT GGCCAAGGACAAAATGATTCTTGAAGAGGCGTACAGCAGCAACCCCAAACCCGACAAGCAAGCGCGCCTGGATATCGTCCAGCGCGTGTCCTTGAACGAAAAAGAAGTTCAG ATTTGGTTCCAGAACCGACGACAGAACGACCGCCGTAAAGCACGTCCCTTATCACCACAAGAGGTTGCTGCTCTCCAATTTGGAGGCATGAACGTGATACCATCCGATCCTATCGTCAACACCACTACGCCTAGCAGGCCAGAGAAGGCATTCCCAGTAACTGACCCTACTGCTTCTCGATATGCAGATCATATCTCTGCACCTCCTCGACCTTTCGACCAGACGCCCTCCATGTCACGAACTCATTCAGATCTCTTAAATAGCACCCCGGTTTCCATTCCCCGGGACCGCGATTATCGTTTCCCCGATGTCACTCCCAACCGTATCGATCCTGCTCTCTCCCACAGTGCTCACGGTGCTTCCCATTCTTTGTCCAGCTCCATCTCTAGTAACGTTGGCTATCTTGCCAATCGTTGGAACTCTGCGCCCAGTTCTTTCTCCACCCCACCCGCTATGAGCCGTAGCGGGGATGATTCCTTCAG ATTTGATCATTTCCCTCCTTCCTCGTGCACGTCTGAAGGTTCCTCTTATCCACAGAGCCAGTCCAAGGTTCGCCTATCGATGTCTCTAGAAGGCAAGGCCGAGCTAGTCTCCAACCAAGGCTCTCCATCCCGTGAAATGCCTCCTCGGCCGTCTTCAACCACGCCAAGCCTGCCTCAGGTGCGGCAACGAAGTCTGCAGCGTAGCCATAGCGCGGTCCCATCGATCACTCTTCCTCCTATCACGGCGCTTACCAACAGTTTGCCCCCTCCCAGGTTCATGCGAGGTCGGTCTCGTAACGTGCACGCCTGGGAGTCCTGTGCGGACGCAGAGAATCGTGATGAGCTGACAGCCCAGGCCGAACACGAGTCGAACGGATCGGCGATTGCAGCCATCAATATTCTCCGATCCCTGGGCGGAATTCAGCAGCCGAGCCCTGGTAAGCGCAATGCTCCCATGACGAAACCCCAGCAGCGGCCTCATCAGGCCAAGAAGGCTAGATTGGATCCCACTGGGTCAAGTATCTCATTATTGGGGACGGAACTCGAAGAATTTCGAAAGGCTGATGGGGAGTATGGCAAGGTAAAGGTTTCCATGTTGGTCTCTCCAACAGGCGGTGATTCAGACAAGGAGAACTTGAGCCCTGACGAGGATCATAGCTCCCCTGATCCTTTTCACCGTCGACCTATGCCGCCTGCCCCTAAGACCGTTGGCGAGAACCCTCGTCGTATCGGTCGGGCTCTCCAGGAGCAGAAAAGCCCAAACCTACTCGCCAACCGCGCGAACACTGCCCCCGCTCGCCCCCGGTctattataaaagaaggATTGGAGATTTTTGAGGACACGATGAAGTCAGCTATGCCCTCTAAAGAGAATGAGGTTGAGAAATTTATGCGGGGTTCCGTCAGCCCCAGCAAGAAACCCGACATGGATTGCGTTGCCGGCCTTCTCTCACTCAGTCAAGGAGCCTGGAGGTGA
- a CDS encoding hypothetical protein (BUSCO:44604at5125): MAEQQTPTFKLVLVGDGGTGKTTFVKRHLTGEFEKKYMATLGVEVHPLGFTTNFGQIQFDVWDTAGQEKFGGLRDGYYINGQCGIIMFDVTSRITYKNVPNWHRDLVRVCENIPIVLCGNKVDVKERKVKAKTITFHRKKNLQYYDISAKSNYNFEKPFLWLARKLVGNPQLEFVAAPALAPPTAQVDEKLLEEYRKEMDEAAAMPLPGELSDDDL; this comes from the exons ATGGCTGAGCAGCAGACCCCTACCTTCAAGCTCGTGCTTGTCGGTGACGGTGGTACCGGAAAG ACCACCTTTGTCAAGCGCCACTTGACTGGTGAGTTTGAGAAGAAGTACATGGCCACCCTTGGTGTCGAGGTTCACCCTCTTGGCTTCACCACC AACTTCGGTCAGATCCAGTTCGATGTCTGGGATACTGCTGGTCAAGAGAAGTTCGGTGGTCTCCGTGACGGTTACTACATCAACGGCCAGTGCGGTATCATCATGTTCGATGTTACCTCTCGTATCACCTACAAGAACGTTCCCAACTGGCACC GTGATCTCGTCCGAGTTTGCGAGAACATCCCCATTGTTCTCTGTGGTAACAAGGTCGATGTCAAGGAGCgcaaggtcaaggccaagaccaTCACTTTCCACCGAAAGAAGAATCTCCAGTACTACGATATCTCCGCCAAGTCCAACTACAACTTCGAGAAGCCCTTCCTCTGGCTCGCCCGCAAGCTTGTCGGCAACCCTCAGCTT GAATTTGTTGCTGCTCCCGCTCTGGCTCCCCCCACTGCCCAGGTCGACGAGAAGCTCCTGGAGGAGTACCGCAAGGAGATGGACGAGGCCGCCGCCATGCCTCTGCCTGGCGAGCTTTCCGACGACGATCTGTAA
- a CDS encoding hypothetical protein (BUSCO:49312at5125), whose product MENLHAPTVPSGETTASVTNGDAGHLSFAELQRKKDDIEAELKALGGVLDSHGVDMNTSLLTSDGFPRADIDVAQIRTTRARIIRLRNDYKALMTRIEKYLHEHFASLDENDAAPVAGHHNSQSVLVDTTSALLDPPFAKVNTVAAGGPAESAGLKAGDEIRNFGYVNRANHDNLRKVAECVQGNEGSNIFIKVSRADGVAERQELRLTLTPRKDWGGRGMLGCHILPL is encoded by the exons ATGGAAAATCTTCACGCTCCAACTGTACCCTCCGGGGAAACCACTGCCTCTGTCACTAATGGCGATGCGGGGCATCTGAGCTTTGCTGAGTTGCAGCGAAAGAAAGACGATATTGAGGCCGAACTCAAGGCTCTGGGAGGCGTTCTTGATTCG CATGGGGTAGATATGAACACTTCTCTGTTGACAAGTGATGGGTTCCCTCGCGCGGACATCGATGTTGCCCAAA TTCGAACTACAAGAGCTCGCATCATTCGTCTACGAAATGACTATAAAGCTTTGATGACTCGTATCGAGAAGTATCTTCACGAGCATTTCGCTAGTCTTGACGAGAACGATGCCGCACCGGTTGCTGGTCACCACAATTCCCAATCCGTCTTGGTAGACACGACTTCAGCACTTTTGGATCCTCCTTTCGCGAAGGTTAACACTGTAGCCGCAGGAGGTCCGGCCGAGAGTGCCGGCCTGAAAGCTGGAGATGAGATTCGTAACTTTGGCTATGTCAATCGGGCCAACCACGACAATCTGAGGAAGGTTGCAGAATGCGTGCAGGGTAATGAAGGA AGCAATATTTTCATCAAAGTATCACGAGCAGATGGTGTGGCCGAACGTCAGGAGTTACGATTGACTTTGACACCCAGAAAGGATTGGGGTGGTCGTGGCATGTTGGGCTGTCATATTCTTCCTCTGTAA